The Acinetobacter lwoffii genomic sequence TGGCAATCACTACCAGCAAAGCCCGACCGACCGGATGATTCAGCGCTTGAGATAAAGAACCGAGTTGTTGAATGAGATTGCTTTTCAGGCTTTTAGAGGTATCCAGCTCAAATACCGAAGCTGTATGCTGTTTGAAAGTGTCCAGCACCAGTTCCGATTTATGTTTCCACCATCGATAAATCGTGGACTTGCCAACACCGGCACGTGCCGCTACATCTTCAATCGTCAGCTGATGATATTCACATTCTGCCAGCGCATCTGCGACCGCCTGTAAAATGCACTGCTGTCGTCGGGAACTTTTTTCGTCACTGCTCATATTTTTCTACTTAACTTTTAAGATCTAAAAATCGAAACGATACGTATCGTTTTATATTAAGGTAAAAAATAACAAAGCTCCAGTGAAAAACTGAAATTGATGCAAAAAAAAGACCTTCATATGAAGGTCTTTTCTCAATCACGATTTAACTTAACTCTGTGCAGTCTTTTTATAAATGCTGCATGAAGGATGATGATTTTCTTGCAAACGCGCGACTTTACGCTGTTCCGCTGCTTCAAAACGGCAACGTTTCCAGTCATTGTCCAGATTCAAAGCTGGAATCTGTTTTGGTTTACCATTTTCATCCACCGCGACCATGGTGAAATAACAGCTATTGGTATGACGTACCGTTCTCTTTTGAATATTCTGAGCTTCTACACGAATCCCGATTTCCATCGAGGTACGGCCAACATGATTCACACTGGCCAGAAATGTAACCAATTCACCGACGTGAATTGGCTCTTTAAAATTCACCTTGTCTACAGATAAGGTCACGACATAACTACCCGAATAGCGACTTGCACATGCATACGCCACCTGATCCAATAATTTCAGAATGGTTCCACCATGAACATTTCCTGAAAAATTTGCCATATCTGGCGTCATGAGAACTGACATCGTTAACTCTGACTGGTCATCCGACACTGCTGCAATTTGATCTAAAGGGGCCATCGTTTTCTTTGAACTCTTTGAATGACAAGGTTATCGTTTATTATTATAGCGTTTTTAGCATGAATAAAATGTTCAATTCGGCAAATGAAGCAT encodes the following:
- a CDS encoding acyl-CoA thioesterase, with protein sequence MAPLDQIAAVSDDQSELTMSVLMTPDMANFSGNVHGGTILKLLDQVAYACASRYSGSYVVTLSVDKVNFKEPIHVGELVTFLASVNHVGRTSMEIGIRVEAQNIQKRTVRHTNSCYFTMVAVDENGKPKQIPALNLDNDWKRCRFEAAEQRKVARLQENHHPSCSIYKKTAQS
- a CDS encoding TetR/AcrR family transcriptional regulator; amino-acid sequence: MSSDEKSSRRQQCILQAVADALAECEYHQLTIEDVAARAGVGKSTIYRWWKHKSELVLDTFKQHTASVFELDTSKSLKSNLIQQLGSLSQALNHPVGRALLVVIANHRELAGEFFQQYLLPRRQQTHQLIQQAIERGEIRADYPFDLMLDTLYGPIHYQIIFFNRIPDEHYIQNLVELALHPVTVQA